The window GAGTATACTTAATCAATATTTCCTACAAAACTAGTCCATATATCGATGAAAATCAATTTATGGAAAAATATTTAGATCTTAAAAATGGGGATAATGAAAGTTTTATAAATTTAAAGAAACAATACAAAACAAATAAATATTGTAATCTTGATCAAGGAATAGCGATTATAACCTTCTCGCTTTTCAGCTCTATATTTTTCTTTTACAAAAGTATTTCCTTACATTTAATATCTAAATTACATTCATTAACTTTTGGGATTATATCTGCTTTTTTTACAATTTATTCAGAAATCTATGTGGTATTTAGAGATTACAACAGAGGAGAATTTCCACACTGGGCGGATTCTCTCGGTATTCCCATCTTCAGATCAATTTTATTAGGTTTATTTCTCTTTCCTTGGATCTTTGTTAATTATTATATATCAACTATAAAAAGTTGGAATTTGGCTCTTTTTGATTTAACACTACGATATAAAAAGAAGAAATTTTGGTTCAATTTTCTTTCTTGCATAACTTTCCTCCTTACAATCATATATATTATAGATGGAAGTTTTCTTCATGTTATTTCTACTTTCATTTGGATATTGTTTTATCAGTCATTAATTTTAAGATTGCAAAAAATGGCTAATAAAACAGCTACTTAGCTATGTAGAACTTCGCATAACAGCGGGGAAACGCTGCGCTTCGGCACTCACGGCCTCGCTTGGTCTACGACACATTGTCCTCCGTCACGCTTCTCGCTCCGCAAGAAATCGCGCCGACGCTAACGCCTGCTCCGCAGGCTCAGCTACGGACAACGTCGTCTCCCCTAGTTCGTTAGTTGCAATGTTCAAAATTCGTTCTCGCCATTTCTGTTTTTATACTTTTTTATTCGTTCAAAAATCTTAGAGAATAAAATAATCAAACGTTTGGCGTATTGAAGATTGCGTTAGTTCGATTTACTTTGTTATTTCTGTTTACGAAAGCTGGTGGACTTCTGGTTCTGTTTTACTTTAAGTGCATTCTCGTCGAACACACTGCAACTAACAGCGGCTTCCCGCTTCGCTGCGGGTCTTCGCCCTTGCTCGGCCTACGGCAAATTTCCCGCTGTTCCTAACGCCTCATGCTGAGGCTCAGGGCGGGAAACTTCGAGAAGCCTACATCGTTAGTTGCAATGTGCAAAATTCGTTCTCGCCATTTCTGTTTTTATACTTTTTTATTAGTTCAGAAATCTTAGAGAAAAGAATAATCAATCGACTGGAGTGTTGAAGTTTGCTTTAGATCGATTTACTTTGTGTTTTCTGTTTACGAATGTTGCTGGACTACTGGTTCTGTCTTACTTTAAGTGCATTCTCGACCAGCTCACTGCAACTAACAGCGTCTTACCGCTACGCTTCGGGACAAGCCCTCGCTCGGCCTGCGGCAAATTCCCTTTCTGGCATTCGCCTTGCTTGCGCAAGCTACATGCCAGTCCCTAACGTCCCGTTGGGACTCAGGGTCAGGGAACTTCGGTAAGTCTAGTTCGTTATGCGAAATAAAATCAAAAATTGAGAGTTAAAAATGGACAATATTGATAAAACTCGTCTATCTATCGTTGGGATAGGTAAAATGGTTATTGATGGAAAGTTAACAGTACCACCTTATCAACGCTCATATTCTTGGGAAGAAAAACAAGTAATTGAATACCTAGAAGATATAAATAATGCAATAACAAACACAAAAAAAGATTATTTCCTAGGTCCAATAGTAGTTATAGATACTAAAAACAATTCAAATGAAATAGTTGATGGCCAACAGAGAATAGCAACTACAACAATTATCCTTTCAGCGATACGCGATTTACTAAAAGAAAGTTCAATTGAAATTAATCTCGAAAGGTCAAAAATCATTGAAGACACATATCTTTTCAAAAAAGATATCCTAACACTAGAATTAAAGCCCAACTTAAGGCTAAACCTTGAAGATGATATTTTCTTTAAAGAATTTGTATTATCACCTAATAAATCATCAAAATCTTTTAGATCTTCAAAACCATCACATACAAAACTACAACAAGCTTACGAGAAATCTAAACATTTTCTAAAAAAAAATGTCTTATCTGCAGCAAGAAATTATAATGAATTACTAAAATGGCAGTCTTTTCTAGAAAATAATATAAAGGTAATCTGGATTCAAGTTGAAGATTACTCTTATGCTTATACAATATTTGAAACACTTAATGATAGAGGTTTAGATTTAACAGTAACCGATTTATTAAAAAATTTAATTTTCTCTAAATCAGGAAATCAAATTCAGCTAGCCCAAGAAAATTGGACGTCAATGTTAACGAACCTTGAAAGTTTCGGCAAAAACAATATTAAAGTCGATTTTATACGTCACTTCTGGGCATCTAAACATGGTTTAACAAGAGAAAAAGATTTATATTCTAAAATCAAAAACCACATAAATAATTCAACAGAGGCAATTGAATTAGCGGATCAACTAAATCTATCTTCAGATTTATATATTTCACTTTTAAACCCAGAACATCCTTCTTGGAGCAGCTTCCCACTTTCGACAAAACATAATATATCAATACTTAATATGCTAGGAATGTCACAAAATCGACCCTTGCTACTTGCAATTTTACTTCATTTTGATGTTAAACATATTAGCATAAGTCTAAAGAATCTTGTTAACTGGGCGGTTCGATTTATTATAACCGGTAGCTTAGGATCGTCATTATTAGAACAAAATTTTGCTTTGAATGCAAAACTAGTTTCTGACAAAAAAATCAAAAATTCGGAGCAATTATTTGAAGCAATGAAAGAAGCAATTCCTACCGATAAAGAATTTGAAGATGAGTTTAAAATTGCTACTATTAAAAGATCTGATCTTGCAATTTATATACTAAGCAAATCTGAACAAGCAAAAAAAGGAGATAAAAATCCAGAAGAGATTCCTAACACTATAGACGGAACAGTCAACGTAGAACATATTCTACCGAAAACATTAACACCTTCCTGGCAAACTAAATGGTCTGAAGATAAAGCAAAATCTTATATCAATAGAATAGGAAATCTATGTTTATTAAGAACAAAACTGAATAGTAAAATAGGAAATGCTGATTTTTCTTCAAAAATAAAGGTATACTCAAAATCAAATTTTGAATTAACTAAATCTTTGAAAGAATATCACGATTGGACAGCCACAAATATAGAAGCGCGACAAATGGATCTAGCAAAACTTGCCGTAAAAATTTGGCCAAGAAGGATTGACCATTGATTTTACTTCGCATAACAGCGACTTACCGCTACGCTTCGGCACAAGGCCTCGCTCGGTCTGCGACACATTCCTCTCTGGAACTCCTCTTGCCTCCGCAAGCGTCGTTCCAGTCCCTAACGTCCCTTCCGGGACTCAGGGTCGAGGAACGTCGTTAAGTCTAGTTCGCTATACGCAAGCCAGAAAAAGTAAAATCTAAGGACAAAAAAAGTAGAAATAAAGCCAAAGAATACAGTCAAATATATGTATTGACATACATACGAATTAATATAAACTAAAGATGTGGAATTTGAATGGGATTCTAAAAAGAATCAGGAAAATCTAGAAAAACACGGTGTTGACTTCTATACTGCGCAATTCGCTTTTCTTGATAAAAATAGAATAATTTCAAAAGATATTTTGCATTCTACAGAATCTGAAGAACGTTTCTTCTGTTTTGGCTTAGTCAATGAGGGAATTATTACTGTTCGGTTTACTTTAAGAGGAAAAAAAATTAGAATCTACGGTGCGGGATTCTGGAGAGAGGGAAAAAAACTGTATGAAAAAGAAAACAAATTACACTAAAGCTCCTAGTGATGTAGAGAAAGCTCTTAATTCTTCTCTAGTTATTAACGATTTCTTACCTCCTCCGGATAAGTTGATTACAAAGGAAGATAACTCAAAAGTTACCATTTTATTAAGCAAAAAAAGTATTAGTTTTTTCAAAGCTCAATCTAAGAAATCAGGTGTACCTTATCAATCTATGATCAAAAAGGTTTTAGATTTATATGCTGATAGATTTGCTCACAAATAAAAAATTCAATAATTAATCCGTTCGTAATTCAAAATCCTTGATTATTAAAATCTAAGAATTTTAGTATATAAAGAACAAACATTACAATATTTCTGGCCAGCGTATAACAGCGGGGAAACGCTTCGCTGCGGCACTTACGGCCTTGCTCGGTCTCTGACACATTGTCCTCCGTCACGCTTCTCGCTCCGCAAGAAGGCGCGCCGACGCTAACGCCTACTCCGTAGGCTCAGCTACGGACAACGTCGTCTCCCCTAGTTCGTTATGCGCAATAGGCTAAAATTTTATACTAAAATCAAAAAAAGTGAAAAAGGCATTCGATGAGAAATAAAAGCAAAGCACTACAAAATTTTCAAAATCTAATTCATGAAAATGAATTATTAAAAAATTCAAAAATTGGATCAACAGAATTTACAGAATGGCAGAATAGCGTATTATCCGCTTTACGTTTTTATTTCGGAGATGACACTCAGCATATAAAAACATTTCAAAAAATTTCCTTTTCACCAATAGCTTTTTCATTAACAGGAGATAACAATGAAAATTTTAGAAGATCCTTACATTCAGGTTTGGATGAAGCAAAGGGTTTTTTAAAATCAGTTATTAGAGAAATTACGGATTTTTGGGAAGATACAAATGACTTTCAGAAGAATATATCTGAAACATCAGAAAAGATCAAAAGAAAAAAAATAGATTCAAAAACCATTTTTGCGATAATGAGTTTTGATTCTGAAATGGAACATATATATGAAGGTATGCAAGCTGCCGGAAATAAATATGATCTCAAAGTGATAAGAGTAAAAGATGAATTAGGAGATTATAAAATAACCGACAAGATAATTGAACTCATAAATAATTCATTCCTAATAATCGCCGATCTTACGAAAGAAAGACCAAATGTATATTTTGAACTAGGTTATTCTAGAGGTGTTGAAAAAACGATAATTACCACAGCTAAAAGAGGAACAAAATTACACTTTGATGTAAAAGATTGGTCCTGTATTTTTTACGATGACTCTCGCGAATTAGAAAAAGAGTTAATTAAAAATATTGAACATTATCTAAAATAAGCCTACAGCGCATAACAGCGACTAACCGCTTCGCTTCGGGACTTCGCCCTCGCTCGGTCTGCGACACATTCCTCTCCGGCACGATTTTTGCCTCCGCAAATATCGCGCCGACGCTAACGCCTCATACTGAGGCTCAGCTACGAGGAACGTCGGTAAGCTTTTTCGTTATGCGAAATTGTTTCACATAAACCTAAATATAAATTAAATGAATTTAGAAATTAAACAAAATACATTTATTATAGATAATGAG is drawn from Leptospira meyeri and contains these coding sequences:
- a CDS encoding DUF262 domain-containing protein — encoded protein: MDNIDKTRLSIVGIGKMVIDGKLTVPPYQRSYSWEEKQVIEYLEDINNAITNTKKDYFLGPIVVIDTKNNSNEIVDGQQRIATTTIILSAIRDLLKESSIEINLERSKIIEDTYLFKKDILTLELKPNLRLNLEDDIFFKEFVLSPNKSSKSFRSSKPSHTKLQQAYEKSKHFLKKNVLSAARNYNELLKWQSFLENNIKVIWIQVEDYSYAYTIFETLNDRGLDLTVTDLLKNLIFSKSGNQIQLAQENWTSMLTNLESFGKNNIKVDFIRHFWASKHGLTREKDLYSKIKNHINNSTEAIELADQLNLSSDLYISLLNPEHPSWSSFPLSTKHNISILNMLGMSQNRPLLLAILLHFDVKHISISLKNLVNWAVRFIITGSLGSSLLEQNFALNAKLVSDKKIKNSEQLFEAMKEAIPTDKEFEDEFKIATIKRSDLAIYILSKSEQAKKGDKNPEEIPNTIDGTVNVEHILPKTLTPSWQTKWSEDKAKSYINRIGNLCLLRTKLNSKIGNADFSSKIKVYSKSNFELTKSLKEYHDWTATNIEARQMDLAKLAVKIWPRRIDH
- a CDS encoding BrnT family toxin, with translation MEFEWDSKKNQENLEKHGVDFYTAQFAFLDKNRIISKDILHSTESEERFFCFGLVNEGIITVRFTLRGKKIRIYGAGFWREGKKLYEKENKLH
- a CDS encoding CopG family transcriptional regulator, whose protein sequence is MKKKTNYTKAPSDVEKALNSSLVINDFLPPPDKLITKEDNSKVTILLSKKSISFFKAQSKKSGVPYQSMIKKVLDLYADRFAHK